One window of Streptomyces sp. FIT100 genomic DNA carries:
- a CDS encoding protein kinase: MDDYAGRVLADRYRLPLPPSDAYELIETRAFDTYSGQEVLVRQVPLPEVVDAEVLDADGGVRGVPAPRRAPGRATRRPSDPAVLRAVEAAQAAAQIPDHPRLDQVFDVFAEDGSLWIVSELVAARPLAALLAEKPLDPYRAAEIASDVLTALRALHVHGWTHRNITVRTVLVCDDGRVVLTGLAAGAAEEALCGYAPVPDPADEVVEADPVEAPDPYTPPAYGYGFGQAAAPVDTSLDTSVDTRAVRAGAIAAYRAGAARAGARLSEDRRQIESRGTGGTGGTGGQEGSHGVERLHHPGVGDEPRWWSRPTDDNADDNADADADAAVYEGEVDPDDPAPYRAELAGTWRDGPVPDGPASLPAGGGPSPYGRDSSVGADALRADARRAGTGGEAGRPEVRGRGGHGPVQLPAQSGGRGRWDEAASGGSGGAATGTGAGYRGPATPLAAERARQARIAVVGAVTERWAPEQAGPVHGTWQLAPPVGPATDLWALGALLYRAVQGHAPYPEESAVELVQLVCAEPPAFAEECGPLRPVVESLLRQDPTERPDFEELRGWLRSLVRSAPEPDAGAAVVALPSVDAGRLPVVRRRGELVRRRRGGTAATAHGRHRHRKSREQPRAPREARRPVESGERSPRGGPRSLGRTLLVLILLALAAAIAYAVLFMPKAGEAASGTGGDGTAPAGRPSAPAEGASSGGQQPQTSAPAVDLADGYVARIDPEGFRIGVDKTWQRRPVNDSGQVRYIGGDFTLIVVPGRDSVRDHGADPMAYQRDKERELQPFRDSSWASSTGLRRIDVGKQAMAEGQFTWQDSSGREVYVRNLALIVADRYHVIQVIGPEAERDKVTEIYQQATAAYQAAR; this comes from the coding sequence GTGGACGACTACGCGGGAAGGGTGCTCGCCGACCGCTACCGCCTGCCGCTGCCCCCGTCCGATGCGTACGAACTCATCGAGACACGGGCCTTCGACACCTACAGCGGCCAGGAAGTCCTCGTCAGGCAGGTGCCGTTGCCGGAGGTCGTGGACGCGGAAGTGCTCGACGCCGACGGTGGTGTCCGCGGGGTCCCCGCGCCCCGGCGGGCGCCCGGACGGGCCACGCGCCGGCCCTCGGACCCGGCGGTCCTGCGGGCCGTCGAGGCGGCCCAGGCGGCGGCCCAGATCCCTGACCACCCCCGGCTCGACCAGGTCTTCGACGTGTTCGCGGAGGACGGTTCGCTCTGGATAGTGAGCGAACTCGTCGCCGCACGCCCGCTCGCCGCGCTGCTCGCCGAGAAGCCGCTCGACCCCTACCGGGCCGCGGAGATCGCCTCCGACGTTCTCACCGCGCTCCGCGCCCTCCATGTCCATGGCTGGACCCACCGGAACATCACGGTCCGCACGGTCCTGGTCTGCGACGACGGCCGTGTCGTCCTGACGGGCCTCGCGGCGGGCGCGGCGGAAGAGGCCCTGTGCGGGTACGCGCCGGTGCCGGACCCCGCGGACGAGGTGGTCGAGGCCGACCCGGTGGAGGCACCGGACCCGTACACGCCTCCGGCGTACGGATACGGCTTCGGCCAGGCAGCCGCCCCTGTGGACACATCCCTGGACACGTCCGTGGACACGCGAGCGGTCCGCGCGGGCGCGATCGCCGCGTACCGGGCGGGAGCGGCACGCGCCGGGGCCCGTCTGAGCGAGGACCGCCGGCAGATCGAGTCCCGCGGCACAGGCGGCACGGGTGGCACAGGCGGACAGGAGGGCTCGCACGGCGTCGAGCGACTGCACCACCCGGGTGTGGGGGACGAGCCACGGTGGTGGTCCCGGCCCACCGACGACAACGCCGACGACAACGCCGACGCCGATGCGGACGCCGCCGTGTACGAGGGCGAGGTGGACCCTGACGACCCCGCCCCGTACCGCGCCGAGCTGGCCGGCACCTGGCGCGACGGCCCCGTCCCGGACGGCCCCGCGTCCCTCCCGGCGGGCGGTGGCCCTTCCCCGTACGGCAGGGACTCCTCCGTGGGTGCCGACGCCCTGCGCGCCGATGCCCGGCGGGCAGGGACCGGCGGCGAGGCCGGCAGGCCGGAGGTCCGAGGCCGCGGCGGGCACGGGCCCGTGCAGCTGCCCGCGCAGAGTGGTGGCCGCGGCCGGTGGGACGAGGCAGCGAGTGGCGGCAGTGGCGGTGCCGCGACCGGTACCGGCGCCGGGTACCGGGGGCCCGCCACGCCGCTCGCCGCCGAGCGGGCCCGGCAGGCGCGGATCGCCGTCGTCGGAGCGGTCACCGAGCGGTGGGCGCCCGAGCAGGCGGGACCCGTGCACGGGACCTGGCAGTTGGCGCCGCCCGTCGGCCCCGCCACCGACCTGTGGGCGCTCGGGGCGCTGCTCTACCGCGCGGTGCAGGGCCACGCCCCGTACCCGGAGGAGAGCGCCGTCGAGCTGGTCCAGCTCGTCTGCGCCGAGCCGCCCGCGTTCGCCGAGGAGTGCGGTCCACTGCGCCCCGTCGTCGAGTCCCTGCTGCGCCAGGACCCCACCGAGCGCCCGGACTTCGAGGAGCTCCGCGGCTGGCTCCGCTCCCTCGTCAGGTCCGCGCCCGAGCCCGACGCGGGCGCCGCGGTCGTGGCGTTGCCGTCCGTCGACGCCGGCAGGCTGCCCGTGGTGCGCCGTCGCGGTGAGCTCGTCCGCAGGCGCCGGGGCGGCACGGCGGCCACCGCGCACGGCCGCCACCGGCACAGGAAGTCCCGTGAGCAGCCTCGTGCGCCGCGCGAGGCCCGCCGGCCCGTCGAGTCCGGTGAGAGGAGCCCGCGCGGCGGCCCGCGCTCGCTCGGCCGTACGCTCCTCGTGCTGATCCTGCTGGCACTTGCCGCGGCGATCGCCTACGCCGTGCTGTTCATGCCCAAGGCCGGAGAGGCCGCCTCCGGGACCGGCGGCGACGGCACCGCCCCGGCCGGACGGCCGAGTGCCCCCGCCGAGGGCGCGTCCTCCGGCGGCCAGCAGCCGCAGACCTCCGCGCCCGCCGTCGACCTCGCCGACGGCTATGTGGCCCGGATCGACCCGGAGGGCTTCCGTATCGGCGTCGACAAGACGTGGCAGCGGCGGCCGGTCAACGACAGTGGCCAGGTCCGCTACATCGGCGGCGACTTCACCCTCATCGTCGTCCCGGGCCGCGACTCAGTGCGGGACCACGGTGCCGACCCGATGGCGTACCAGCGCGACAAGGAGCGCGAGCTGCAGCCCTTCCGGGACTCCTCCTGGGCGTCGTCCACGGGACTGCGCCGCATAGACGTCGGCAAACAGGCCATGGCGGAGGGCCAGTTCACCTGGCAGGACAGCAGCGGACGCGAGGTGTACGTGCGCAACCTCGCCCTGATCGTCGCCGACCGCTACCACGTGATCCAGGTGATCGGCCCCGAGGCCGAGCGGGACAAGGTCACCGAGATCTACCAGCAGGCGACGGCGGCGTACCAGGCGGCCCGCTGA